From Thermovenabulum gondwanense:
CTATGTCGGGAGGGCTTATCCTCTCGGGGTTTAAGAACCTTTCAAAAATCAGGTTGTATTTTATCGGGTCCACATCGGTAATAAAAAGGCAGTAGGCTACGAGGCTTCCTGCCGCTGAGCCCCTTCCGGGCCCTACCATTATTCCGTTTTTTCTCGCAAAATCCACTATTTCTTTTACCACCAGAAAGTAACCCACAAAACCCGTCTTTGCTATTACGGAAAGCTCGTAAAAAAGCCTCTCTTTGACCTTCGAAGGAAGGGGATTTCCGTAGCGTATGAGGGCTCCTTCCCAGGCGATTTTTTTCAGGTATTCTTCTTCGGTAAAGCCTTCGGGCACCTTGGCCTTTGGTAAGTTTACGGTGTTAAGGTCAAGTTTTACGCTGCACCTTTTTGCAATGTATTCCGCATTTAGCAGGGCCTCGGGTATTTCGGCAAAAAGCTTTTTCATCTCCTCTTCAGATTTAAGGTAGTGCTCCGGAGTGGTGTAGCGGGGGAACTCTTCCACTGTAGACAAAGTCTGAACCGCCATAAGCACCCTGTGAAGGGTGTAATCAGTTTTTTCAATAAAATGCACATCATTGGTGGCTACGATATCCAGTTTTAGCTCTTTGGACATGTTCAAAAGCCAGAAATTGACTTTTTTCTCCAAGGGGAGGCCGTGGTATTGAAGCTCCAGAAAAAAGTTATCCTTTCCGAAAATGTCCATGTAATTTTTCGCTTCGGTTTTCGCACCATCGATATCGCCTTTAAGGATCAATTCCGGCAACTTTCCCTTTACGCAGCCGCTTAAGGCTATGAGCCCTTTTGAATACCTGCTTAATAAGGTTTTATCCGTCCGGGGCTTAAAGTAAAAACCTTCCAGATGCGAAAGGGATATTATCTTGTAGAGGTTTTTTAGACCTTCATCGTTTTCGGCGAGCAAAACTAAATGATTTGGAGATTCCTTTCCCTCCCTCTTTTTCATATTGTCCACCACGTAAATTTCGCAGCCTATCAGCGGTTTTATTCCGTTTTCCATGCAGGTTTTGTAGAAAGGGACCATTCCGTATAGCCCTCCGTGATCCGTAAGGGCAAGGGAGTCAAAGGACAGGCCCCTTGCTTTTTTTATTAAATCCTTCAGGCGGCAAAGGCCATCCAAGAGGCTGTACTCCGTATGAAGGTGAAGGTGGCAAAAGCCCATATAAAAATCTCCTCCATCCAAACATATGTTCGATTATATTATACACAAAAAAGGAGAAATTTAAAAGAGAAAATAATTTTTGGAGGAGAAATGTGATAACCGGATTTATCGCAGGTATTTTCGCTGCAACATTTTGCCTTTTTTTTAACAGCTTTCTTTACAAACTGCATAAGGATAAAGCAGTGGTTTACGAAGCGCCGTTTTTGGAAGAATTTATTAAGACCTATACGGCGGTTTTGTTTCGTGGGAATATTTTGTTTTCCCATTTCGGATTCGGATTGGTAGAAGGAATCTTTGATTTCCTGAAGGATGAAAGGGGGAAGATGAACAGGACTGCGGGTTGTTTTGCGGTTTTAAGTCATATGATTTTTGGAATGATCGTTTATTATGCGGTCAAATCAGGGTATCCTGTTTTTGCAGGATTTTTAATGTCAAGCTTTCTTCATCTTTTATGGAATATTTTTATATACAGGGTGAAAAAAGATAATAAAAATAAAAGCCCGGGATGATTTCCCGGGTTAAAGTTAAAAAAGCGATAATTTGTCATCAATAGCAGCTGCAGAAATATCCTGAATTGGAATTATCTCCTTTATTTCCCCATCAAACATTAGGACAAGACTGGGCTCTCCTTTAATTCCCAGCCTTTGAGCCATGCTTTTTCCCTTATATACATCTATTTTGTTGAATTTTATTTCGGGGTGTTTTTTACAATATTCTTCTACCAGAGTCATTTTTTCTCTGGAAAGGGCATCGGTGGGATCGTAACATAAAACAATCTGGGATCCTTTTACTCCTTTGAATTCTTTTTCGAACATTTCCGTTTCAGCAATATATCGTTCGGCCATGAAGCCAGCGATGGCACCGTCCCCTACGGAAGTAGCCACCTGCCTTAAGGTTTTTTCTCTTACATCGCCGCAGGCAAAAACGCCCGGGATATTCGTTTCCATGTTTTCGTTGGTTATAATATAGCCTCTTTCGGTCATGTTCAATATTCCTTTAAAAATGTCTGTATTTGGTAAATAACCGATGAAAAGGAAGCATCCGTCTACCTTAACCGGTATTTTTTCTCCCGTTTTCACATTTCGCAAAACAACGGTCTCAAGGGTTTCACCTCCGACAAATTCATCCACCATAGTATTCCAAATAAAATGAAGCTTTTCATTTTTTAATGCCTGTTCCTGAGCAACTTTATTTGCATCCATTATTCCAACGTCATGGATAACGGAAATATAAATTTTATTGGCGAATTTGCTTAAAAATATTGATTCTTCGATTGCTGCATCGCCGCTGCCCACTACCAATACGTCTTTTCCGGTATAGTAAGCGGCGTCACATGTGGAACAAAAGGATATACCCTTGCCGAAAAGAAATTTTTCTTCATTTTTTGCGCCCGTTAAACGAGGTTTGCCGCCGGTGGCCACAATTACAACCTTAGCGTGGTAGTCGGTTCTGAAGGTTTTAACCACCTTTGTTTCTCCTTCCAGTTCTACTCCGGTAACATCTGCGTATTTTATTTTTACACCGAATTTTTTAACCTGCTGTTCAAAAAGTTTCATGAGGCCGGTACCGGAATTTCCTTCGGGGAAACCGGGATAATTTTCTATTTCATTTGTGTAAGTTGCAAGACCGCCCATTAAGGACTTTTCAAGAAGGATGGTATTTAATCTTGCTCTTCCGCAGTATATGGCGGCGGTCATACCGGCTGGACCACCACCAATGACCACAACATCGTAGTTTTCAATATTTTTTGGCATATATTTTCCTCCTCGTTAAAATTTTCATTTTTCTCTATTATGCATTTCGGCGGGGTAATTCCCCGCCGAAATATTAAGTTAAAAAGTATTTTACTAAAAGCTTGGAACCAAAATACGCACCGATAAACATGGAAAGGAAAAATAACCAGCCGTGAAGCGACATCGAAGCCGTGCCGCTAAAAAGTGCACCGATGTTTCAGCCGTAGGAAAGCCTTGCTCCGTAACCCATCATCAAGCCGCCTAAAATAGCCGCTACAACCTGCTTTCCACTTTTGATTTTTTTAATTCTGAACTGGGATGCCAGCAGTACGGCAAGAAGAGCTCCGAAAATTATTCCCAGGTTTTGAATGGAACCTCCGTCATTTAAAAAGCCACCGGCTAACGCTTTTGCATTGGCCTCGTTTTGATAGAATGCCCAGGTTTCGGGATGAGCTCCGAAAATTTTTGCTACCCATGCGCCCCAGTGTACAAAGGGTGTAGTTACACCCCATCCATGGCCGGTAAGGATGAAAATTACAATATTTAGTAAACCGAGGAAAATAGCCCCGAGCCAGTATGGAAAAGCGTCCTTCAAGAGGGCCTTTTTAAGCTTTTCAGATTCTTCCTTATATTTACTCACGGTAACCCCCCTTACTTATTTTTTTCAATGTAAATGTACCAGTGTCCTTCCTCGATTTCTTCTATTTCTACTGAATAGCCTTCTTTTCTTGCCCATTCAGGCACATTTTTCATAGCACAGCTGTGGTCAATTTCAACTATCAATATATCTCCTACATTTAGCTGGTTTAACTTATTCTGGGTTTTAATTAAAGGAACCGGACAAGCTTCACCAAGACAATCAAGATGTACTTCAGCCATACAAGATAACTCCTTTCTTTAATGGTATACTGATTATTCGGCTTTTCTATAGTCCCACCAAAGGGCTAACCAGTATAGGGCAAAAAG
This genomic window contains:
- a CDS encoding FAD-dependent oxidoreductase, with the translated sequence MPKNIENYDVVVIGGGPAGMTAAIYCGRARLNTILLEKSLMGGLATYTNEIENYPGFPEGNSGTGLMKLFEQQVKKFGVKIKYADVTGVELEGETKVVKTFRTDYHAKVVIVATGGKPRLTGAKNEEKFLFGKGISFCSTCDAAYYTGKDVLVVGSGDAAIEESIFLSKFANKIYISVIHDVGIMDANKVAQEQALKNEKLHFIWNTMVDEFVGGETLETVVLRNVKTGEKIPVKVDGCFLFIGYLPNTDIFKGILNMTERGYIITNENMETNIPGVFACGDVREKTLRQVATSVGDGAIAGFMAERYIAETEMFEKEFKGVKGSQIVLCYDPTDALSREKMTLVEEYCKKHPEIKFNKIDVYKGKSMAQRLGIKGEPSLVLMFDGEIKEIIPIQDISAAAIDDKLSLF
- a CDS encoding sulfurtransferase TusA family protein, encoding MAEVHLDCLGEACPVPLIKTQNKLNQLNVGDILIVEIDHSCAMKNVPEWARKEGYSVEIEEIEEGHWYIYIEKNK